In Acropora muricata isolate sample 2 chromosome 11, ASM3666990v1, whole genome shotgun sequence, one DNA window encodes the following:
- the LOC136889903 gene encoding uncharacterized protein has translation MEPSKHQHSLDEYRVAGGKEKELCQSSPEYKKPPRLSFKLKKRGDVLKSTEKWSDDHLPIDILLLTSVDSCDFLSYYSFLDKPFKCYKKEIGVVYFGRMGDVSDQEKLKVALINCSKGAAAPGGSLTVVLNAVKVLQPKAVFSVGTCISLGLEKARMGDVVISSKLSTAEGFITPGSPLLGNLVRDASYGWDAPLKNPEEWEVKVHCSGDILSQSLTEKCQNVNICEQYPMAVAIETEGEGVYAAAYNANIEWVIVKGVASYFHQSQSATSEWMSFASAMAASVVAKMLNDPAVFREWQHYNQVRLSSSKTEKKKQETRVKRKRKNHRKRPMHTLGTTTPNRERQNAASSETDREISNVVEFLKKEYNRRADFSPLPWSKRMKLQLKEVYTKLIVVSEGKGERSVIDVDGIFGSSEEHNDPLVLVEESPGIGKTTFCLKLAHDWANGAMPRNFPIFKLVFLLKCRDIIKDVVEEIFEQLLPEDRKEKTKEGLNNFLEDLNNQKQTLIILDGLDELPDISEERVNKVLGRKNLSFCYVLATTRQEQGIYTREQFKFYICLAIEGFSEENSFEYIRKHSRSLGAKHSSKGERLIEEIKRNPLLRHLQSNPLNLLLLCVVYEDYKGSLPSSMTELYRTIVTCLLERYCARELKISKKDEDLEKNFEIPILALGELAWKCLLNDELSFYEDELEELERSNEDIVARRLGLVYKEESMKRLKPRHSYSFLHKTFQEYLAAAYIAHKFRRSEFQMLKQMLFPKIARWKFKQVFVFVCGILGEEANIVFEQIGLIMLQKQWDWSDCDSLTTHFFVDSWKETGNAKGMAKTLCSFLPFSRPLHVWCDVQCDALCVVLKECSELPEELRVAEVHISPFVASECVSDLIDALEDVNKTLGEELTFGLFADAEKNVSTIPDLRLSSVRLRICGSLGSSSLQDFENLLLHKWLSSLSITVCGDVQESLVETLARGLAGESAVKFLDLCVNGNFSSRGASLLRQGILRNRSLKGIKVSVNGEPPENWLAVAKNLRAQIAENAIVSVIYPNTFSKVKDSQLTHLNRFLSKTDLKQQTATLNVWGELSGDRCKAVCEVLLHTPVSHLTLNMHGQLTNEMLRYIARCVEEREKLSLITINAWVEMTEKENKLIKELGLDKNPLFSLNVRGTSALLKESSDSNFVSSDEPQSVIALFEKATEGPSSEFTEDTSQKSLTIKINDDESNEWEHGLSERLAGITSLKLLSLGFNNGDDNGEWGRGLGEGLARNTSLESPTIKVQTDSMSRGWEYDLREGLAGNTSLKSLTLEIYVLWGDNVEWGRGLGDGLARNTSLESLTIIVHYRSTSKVWEYGLGEGLAGNTSLKSLTLEINDCGYNNGELGRGLGEGLARNTSLESLTIKIKVEVTKHEWEYCLGEGLARNTSLKSLTLEIELNYDGYCTRSF, from the exons tggctgGTGGAAAGGAGAAGGAACTTTGTCAATCTTCTCCAGAATACAAAAAGCCACCACGGCTCAGTTTCAAGCTGAAAAAGCGTGGTGATGTTCTAAAATCCACAGAAAAGTGGAGTGATGATCATCTAccaattgatattttgctgTTGACGAGTGTGGATAGCTGTGATTTCTTGAGCTATTACTCATTCCTGGATAAACCTTTCAAATGTTACAAAAAGGAGATTGGTGTTGTGTACTTTGGACGCATGGGAGATGTCAGTGAtcaagaaaagttaaaggtTGCATTGATAAATTGCTCTAAAGGAGCTGCAGCCCCAGGGGGCTCTTTGACAGTAGTTCTGAATGCAGTAAAAGTCTTGCAACCTAAGGCTGTGTTTTCAGTGGGAACTTGCATCAGTTTAGGCTTGGAGAAGGCAAGAATGGGAGATGTAGTCATATCTTCGAAGTTATCAACCGCAGAGGGATTCATAACTCCTGGTAGCCCACTTCTTGGCAATCTTGTTCGAGATGCTTCCTATGGGTGGGATGCTCCATTGAAAAATCCAGAAGAATGGGAAGTTAAAGTACATTGCAGTGGTGATATCCTGAGCCAGTCATTGACAGAGAAGTGTCAAAATGTGAATATTTGTGAGCAATATCCCATGGCAgttgcaattgagacagaaggcGAAG GTGTTTATGCTGCTGCTTATAATGCAAACATTGAATGGGTGATCGTGAAAGGTGTTGctagttattttcatcaaagccagTCTGCAACTTCTGAATGGATGTCTTTTGCGAGCGCTATGGCTGCCTCTGTAGTGGCCAAAATGCTAAATGATCCAGCAGTTTTCCGGGAATGGCAGCACTATAACCAAG TGAGATTGAGCAGCAGTAAAACTgagaagaagaaacaagaaacgagagtaaaaagaaagagga AAAACCATAGGAAAAGGCCCATGCATACCTTGGGAACCACAACTCCAAACCGTGAGCGACAGAATGCAGCCTCCTCTGAAA CCGATAGGGAAATCTCTAATGTGGTGGAGTTCCTGAAAAAAGAATATAACCGACGAGCTGATTTCAGTCCGCTTCCGTGGAGCAAACGCATGAAGTTACAACTTAAAGAAGTCTATACGAAGCTTATAGTTGTATCCGAAGGAAAAGGAGAACGTTCGGTGATAGACGTGGATGGTATCTTTGGATCGAGTGAGGAACATAATGATCCTTTGGTGCTTGTAGAGGAAAGTCCAGGAATTGGCAAAACCACCTTCTGTCTCAAACTTGCTCACGACTGGGCGAATGGTGCAATGCCTCgtaattttcccattttcaaacttgtatttttgcTGAAATGCAGGGACATAATTAAAGACGTAGTGGAAGAAATTTTTGAGCAGCTTCTACCCGAAGATCgcaaggaaaaaaccaaagaaggCCTTAACAATTTCCTTGAGGACTTAAATAATCAGAAACAAACTCTCATCATTTTGGATGGCTTGGACGAGCTCCCCGATATATCAGAAGAGCGTGTGAACAAAGTTCTAGGTAGAAAAAATTTGTCCTTTTGCTACGTGTTGGCCACAACCCGCCAAGAACAAGGAATTTATACCAGAGAACaatttaaattttatatttgcCTTGCGATTGAAGGATTTAGTGAAGAGAATTCCTTCGAGTACATAAGGAAACATTCCAGGAGTCTTGGTGCAAAGCATTCATCCAAGGGAGAAAGACTCATAGAAGAAATAAAACGGAACCCCCTATTACGTCACCTCCAAAGTAATCCTTTAAATTTACTCCTCCTTTGCGTTGTTTACGAGGACTATAAAGGAAGTCTACCGTCGTCTATGACTGAACTTTACCGAACCATTGTGACGTGCCTTTTGGAAAGATATTGTGCCAGAGAATTGAAGATTTCTAAAAAGGACGAGGatttagaaaaaaattttgaaatacccATCCTAGCACTTGGGGAGCTTGCTTGGAAATGTCTGTTGAATGATGAGCTTAGTTTTTACGAAGACGAATTAGAAGAGTTAGAAAGAAGCAATGAGGATATTGTGGCTCGTAGACTTGGCCTTGTTTACAAGGAGGAGAGTATGAAGCGGTTGAAACCACGTCATTCGTACAGCTTCCTTCACAAaacgtttcaagagtatttagCGGCGGCATACATCGCCCATAAATTTCGAAGAAGCGAATTTcagatgttgaagcaaatgctgTTTCCTAAGATCGCGAGGTGGAAATTTAAAcaagtatttgtatttgtatgtgGAATACTGGGCGAGGAGGCAAATATTGTCTTTGAACAGATTGGACTGATTATGCTACAGAAACAATGGGACTGGTCAGATTGCGACAGTTTGACCACGCATTTTTTCGTGGACAGttggaaagaaactggaaacgcTAAAGGAATGGCAAAAACTCTGTGTTCATTCTTGCCCTTTTCACGACCCCTACACGTATGGTGTGACGTTCAATGCGATGCCCTTTGTGTTGTTCTAAAGGAGTGCTCAGAACTTCCTGAGGAACTGAGAGTCGCTGAAGTTCACATATCACCATTTGTAGCTTCTGAATGTGTTTCCGACCTCATCGATGCTTTGGAAGATGTGAACAAGACCTTGGGAGAAGAGTTGACGTTTGGTTTGTTTGCAGATGCTGAAAAGAACGTCTCTACAATCCCTGATTTAAGATTGTCATCTGTTCGTCTCAGGATTTGTGGTTCATTGGGCTCATCATCATTGCAAGATTTTGAGAATTTGTTGCTACACAAATGGCTGTCCTCTCTTTCTATTACTGTATGTGGAGATGTACAGGAATCGCTGGTTGAGACACTCGCAAGAGGCCTTgcaggagaaagtgctgtcaaATTCCTTGATTTGTGCGTCAACGGAAATTTTAGTTCCCGTGGAGCTTCTTTATTGCGGCAGGGTATCTTAAGAAATAGATCACTGAAGGGCATTAAGGTTTCTGTCAACGGGGAACCTCCAGAGAATTGGCTGGCTGTTGCAAAGAATCTTCGTGCACAAATTGCCGAGAACGCGATTGTTTCAGTAATTTATCCAAACACCTTCAGCAAAGTGAAAGACAGTCAGTTGACACATTTGAATCGGTTTTTGTCAAAGACTGATTTAAAGCAGCAAACTGCTACTCTAAATGTTTGGGGTGAGTTGAGTGGTGATCGTTGCAAAGCAGTGTGTGAGGTCTTACTGCATACCCCAGTGTCTCACCTGACATTAAATATGCACGGACAATTGACCAATGAAATGCTTCGATACATAGCAAGATGTGTTGAAGAACGGGAAAAACTCTCCCTAATAACCATCAACGCGTGGGTTGaaatgactgaaaaggaaaacaagcttATTAAAGAACTTGGATTGGACAAGAAtccattattttcattaaatgtgCGTGGAACCAGTGCACTTTTAAAGGAATCAAGTGATAGCAACTTTGTCTCTAGTGACGAGCCACAATCTGTCATTGCGCTCTTTGAGAAAGCAACTGAAGGCCCATCATCTGAATTTACAGAAGACACTTCGCagaaatcactcacaatcaaaattaatgatgatgaGAGCAATGAATGGGAACACGGTCTTAGTGAACGGTTAGCAGGAATCACCTCTCTGAAGTTACTTTCACTGGGATTTAACAATGGTGACGATAACGGtgaatggggacgcggtcttggtgagggtctagccagaaacacctcgctggaatcgcCCACAATCAAAGTCCAGACTGATTCCATGAGCAGAGGGTGGGAATACGATCTTCgcgaagggttagcaggaaacacctctctaAAATCACTGACACTGGAAATTTACGTCCTTTGGGGCGATAACGTtgaatggggacgcggtcttggtgacggtctagcaagaaacacctcgctggaatcgcTCACAATCATAGTCCACTATAGATCCACGAGCAAGGTGTGGGAATacggtcttggcgaagggttagcaggaaacacctctctgaagtcacttacactggaaattaACGACTGTGGTTACAATAACGGTGAATtgggacgcggtcttggtgagggtctagcaagaaacacctcgctggaatcactcacaatcaaaatcaaggTTGAGGTAACGAAACATGAATGGGAATACTgtcttggcgaagggttagcacgaaacacctctctgaaatcacttacactggaaattgaattgaattatGACGGTTACTGTACGCGGTCTTTTTGA
- the LOC136889922 gene encoding uncharacterized protein, producing MSTTVEEEEKTIGNKLKVLKLTHEGSEKIVGTKSLKQIQRHRKLLESKLEECHEIKARAQELKLERGDEEDDIRAWSAGIEKSLEEYERAVEGLEELERSLREQERREIQEEEERSRWEIKKKFAAKADEKDSDAAGKSKAKLPELVITKFQGTHLDWQRFWGQFEAEIDKSDIGTVAKFSYLKELLVPRVKAIIDGLPFTSEGYVRAKNILKTKYGRPSEVANAHMQNIMGLPVIPGTNPARISEFYEKLVTNIQTLESMGKEKEIRGYVRPTLEKLPGIRADLVRLDEDWQEWGFPQLVEALRKWCERNPVPLDSHRGGNSGRPDKGGGRAFQAKQEDWKFKTCVYCKSSEHRSVDCEKIKGVADRRKYLCTNKLCYNCTGTKHRAAECLSKTNCQKCNGKHHTSICDKNSSQLMLATGEGLVVYPVVVVEVEGIRCRALLDTGAGSSYASASLIERLNKQPDHKQYKRIEMMMTTTSQKVEMYKVQISNIKGSFSLPTTLSKVDKGVLLTVPNPRYTEMISRHQYLEGVTMDDQDTKQELPVHVILGASEYAKLKTSSVPRVGKPGEPIAELTYFGWTIMSPGAETNLSSVYLTRSSSTDYEQLCCLDVLGLEDKPAGDQQAVYSEFQEQLVQHPEGWYETGLLWKAGHTPLPNNRNGSLRRLENLVKKLEKQPSHLDEYDRIIQDQLEQGIVERVNDEPQGERECYLPHKAVIRETAESTKMRIVFDASAKASPISPSLNDCLETGPPLQNLLWSVLVRNRFKPVALCADLKQAFLQVRIQEADRDALRFHWIKDKDPSQVEVLRFTRALFGLIQSPFLLGGTLKLHLESLKAEYPGEVEEIMKSLYVDDVISGTDTVDQARNLKEVSVTVFGEAGFELHKWHSNVPELEAEAVLRDEGQTYAKEQLGVKPNEAKLLGLPWNKKEDTLAVTFTRDSAETSKREMLKSLASVFDPLGVASPIQLVGKMIYREACEQHLPWDKSLPDELSPKKEGKAYILLFACSLTRAIHLELLPNQTAEEFIRSLKRFIARRGRPRKIYSDNGRSFTAAAKWLSMVKKSEQLQDHLAHQGITWQFNLSRAPWWGGQFERLVGLVKRSLYKGIGRASLFWKELEEVLLDVEVTLNNRPLCYVEDDIQLPVLTPSAMMFGRPKLIPDEHLDDEDPDMRKRARYLRRCKQVLWSRWSGEYLKSLRERHNLKHKTKDMAVQPGDVVLIQGPERNRGKWNIGIVTKLIKGRDGVVRAIRLRAGKSYLERAVQHLYPMELSCDHQREEQKEGGGVSTLNASAREFRSIRRAAIIAAENIRRLACEEAAGS from the exons ATGTCAACAACCGTGGAAGAGGAAGAGAAAACGATCGGCAACAAACTGAAGGTGTTGAAACTAACACACGAGGGTTCAGAAAAAATCGTGGGAACTAAATCATTAAAACAAATTCAGAGACATCGCAAGCTTCTCGAGAGCAAATTGGAGGAATGTCACGAGATAAAGGCGAGAGCACAGGAACTGAAACTTGAACGAGGCGACGAGGAGGACGACATTCGAGCGTGGAGCGCAGGGATCGAAAAGAGCTTGGAGGAGTATGAAAGGGCGGTCGAAGGGCTAGAAGAATTGGAGCGAAGTTTGAGGGaacaagaaagaagagaaattcaagaagaggaagaaagatCGAGATGGGAGATTAAGAAGAAGTTTGCAGCGAAAGCTGACGAGAAGGATAGCGATGCTGCAGGTAAATCGAAAGCTAAATTACCTGAACTTGTGATTACCAAATTTCAGGGAACGCATCTAGACTGGCAAAGGTTTTGGGGGCAGTTTGAAGCGGAAATAGATAAATCAGACATCGGCACAGTTGCTAAATTCTCATATTTGAAAGAATTACTTGTTCCAAGGGTCAAGGCCATCATAGATGGGTTACCGTTTACCAGCGAGGGTTATGTAAGAGCAAAAAACATATTAAAGACCAAATATGGAAGACCAAGTGAAGTCGCTAATGCACATATGCAGAACATAATGGGACTACCAGTCATACCAGGAACAAACCCAGCAAGAATCAGTGAATTTTATGAGAAACTGGTAACAAACATTCAGACCCTAGAGAGCATGGGGAAGGAGAAAGAAATTAGAGGGTATGTTAGACCTACTCTAGAGAAATTACCAGGAATCAGAGCTGACCTCGTGAGGCTAGATGAAGATTGGCAAGAGTGGGGGTTTCCACAGTTAGTAGAGGCTTTAAGGAAGTGGTGTGAGAGAAACCCAGTGCCCCTAGACAGCCATAGGGGTGGGAACTCGGGGAGGCCTGACAAGGGTGGCGGACGGGCATTCCAAGCTAAGCAAGAGGATTGGAAATTCAAGACTTGTGTTTACTGTAAATCATCGGAACATAGATCAGTTGACTGTGAAAAGATCAAAGGGGTGGCGGATAGAAGAAAGTACTTGTGTACCAACAAGCTATGCTACAATTGTACCGGAACAAAACATCGAGCGGCCGAATGTCTGTCCAAGACCAATTGCCAGAAGTGTAATGGCAAACATCACACTTCAATTTGCGATAAGAACTCTAGCCAGTTGATGTTGGCAACAGGGGAGGGCTTAGTGGTGTATCCAGTTGTGGTCGTGGAAGTCGAGGGAATCAGGTGCAGAGCACTATTAGACACTGGTGCAGGCAGCTCATATGCATCGGCATCACTGATTGAGCGACTCAACAAGCAACCTGATCATAAGCAGTACAAGAGAATCgagatgatgatgacgacaacgaGCCAGAAAGTAGAAATGTATAAAGTGCAAATCTCTAACATCAAGGGAAGTTTCAGCCTGCCCACTACCCTGAGTAAAGTTGACAAAGGTGTCCTGCTGACAGTTCCCAACCCGCGATACACAGAAATGATCTCACGTCACCAATACCTAGAAGGTGTAACGATGGATGATCAAGATACAAAGCAAGAGCTGCCAGTTCATGTGATCCTGGGTGCTAGCGAATATGCAAAGCTGAAGACAAGCTCAGTGCCGAGAGTTGGCAAGCCAGGCGAACCAATAGCAGAGCTTACATATTTTGGTTGGACTATTATGTCCCCAGGTGCTGAGACCAACTTGAGTAGCGTGTACCTCACCAGAAGTTCTTCGACCGACTATGAGCAATTGTGTTGCCTTGATGTACTGGGTTTAGAAGATAAACCAGCAGGTGATCAGCAAGCAGTATACAGTGAATTCCAAGAGCAGCTTGTACAGCATCCAGAGGGCTGGTACGAGACTGGCCTTTTATGGAAAGCTGGACACACACCCTTGCCTAACAATCGTAATGGAAGTCTCCGACGTCTAgaaaatcttgtgaaaaaattGGAGAAACAACCTAGCCACCTGGATGAGTACGACCGGATAATCCAAGACCAGCTTGAACAAGGGATTGTAGAAAGAGTGAATGATGAGCCACAGGGAGAAAGAGAGTGCTACCTACCTCACAAGGCAGTGATTAGGGAAACAGCAGAGAGCACAAAGATGCGAATAGTGTTCGACGCATCAGCGAAAGCAAGTCCAATAAGTCCATCATTAAATGATTGTCTTGAGACAGGGCCTCCACTTCAAAACCTACTCTGGAGTGTTCTAGTCCGGAACCGTTTTAAACCAGTCGCGCTTTGTGCTGACCTCAAACAGGCATTCTTGCAGGTGCGGATTCAGGAAGCAGACCGTGATGCGCTACGGTTTCATTGGATAAAGGATAAGGACCCCTCACAAGTTGAGGTTTTAAGATTCACTCGGGCGTTGTTTGGCCTAATACAATCTCCGTTTCTCCTTGGAGGAACTTTAAAGCTACATCTAGAGAGCTTGAAGGCTGAATATCCTGGGGAAGTTGAGGAGATTATGAAGAGTCTGTACGTTGATGACGTCATTAGTGGAACGGATACTGTTGATCAGGCGCGTAATTTAAAGGAGGTGTCAGTCACAGTGTTTGGGGAAGCAGGGTTCGAGTTGCATAAATGGCATTCAAATGTGCCAGAATTGGAGGCTGAGGCTGTACTGAGAGATGAAGGCCAAACATATGCCAAGGAACAGTTGGGCGTAAAACCCAATGAGGCTAAACTTTTGGGACTTCCTTGGAACAAGAAGGAAGACACGCTAGCTGTGACATTTACCAGAGATTCTGCAGAAACAAGTAAGAGAGAAATGTTGAAGAGTTTAGCATCAGTGTTTGATCCTTTAGGAGTAGCCAGCCCCATACAATTGGTGGGAAAAATGATTTACAGAGAGGCATGTGAACAACACCTTCCATGGGAT AAAAGCCTGCCCGATGAA CTTTCGCCAAAGAAGGAGGGTAAGGCGTATATCTTATTGTTTGCGTGCAGTTTAACCCGAGCCATTCATCTTGAGTTGCTACCGAACCAAACAGCTGAGGAGTTTATCAGAAGCCTCAAACGATTTATTGCACGGAGGGGGAGGCCCAGGAAAATTTACTCTGATAATGGAAGAAGTTTTACAGCTGCAGCGAAGTGGTTGAGTATGGTGAAGAAGTCGGAACAGCTTCAGGACCACCTCGCCCACCAGGGTATAACGTGGCAATTCAACTTGAGTCGTGCGCCCTGGTGGGGAGGACAGTTTGAGAGGCTTGTGGGTCTCGTTAAGCGATCTTTATACAAGGGTATCGGAAGAGCTAGCTTGTTCTGGAAGGAGCTTGAGGAAGTGTTGCTTGACGTGGAAGTGACACTTAACAATCGACCACTGTGTTACGTGGAGGATGATATACAATTGCCGGTTCTGACCCCCAGTGCCATGATGTTCGGTCGACCCAAGCTTATTCCAGATGAACATCTAGATGACGAAGATCCAGATATGAGAAAGAGAGCAAGATACCTGCGTCGTTGTAAACAAGTTCTGTGGAGTCGTTGGTCTGGGGAGTATCTTAAGTCGTTGAGGGAGAGGCACAACCTAAAACACAAAACTAAGGACATGGCTGTTCAACCGGGGGATGTCGTGCTTATCCAGGGCCCAGAGCGAAACAGAGGAAAATGGAACATCGGAATTGTCACCAAGCTCATTAAAGGAAGAGATGGTGTTGTTAGAGCTATCCGGCTGAGAGCTGGGAAATCTTACCTTGAGCGAGCAGTTCAACACCTCTACCCGATGGAGCTCTCCTGTGATCACCAACGAGAAGAACAAAAGGAAGGGGGAGGAGTGTCCACTCTAAATGCAAGTGCGAGGGAGTTTCGCTCCATAAGGAGGGCAGCCATTATAGCAGCTGAAAATATTCGTCGTCTTGCATGTGAAGAAGCAGCAGGAAGCTGA